The proteins below come from a single Orcinus orca chromosome 6, mOrcOrc1.1, whole genome shotgun sequence genomic window:
- the NXNL2 gene encoding LOW QUALITY PROTEIN: nucleoredoxin-like protein 2 (The sequence of the model RefSeq protein was modified relative to this genomic sequence to represent the inferred CDS: substituted 1 base at 1 genomic stop codon): MVNVLGGRSLVTXDGTWVEAEAALQNKVVALYFSTGRCAPSRDFTPLICDFYAELVDQARPSGPFEVVFVSADGSAQEMLDFMRELHGAWLALPFHDPYRHELRTRYHIMAIPRLVIVKPSGDVITDKGRKQVRERGLACFQNWVEAADIFQNFSS, encoded by the exons ATGGTGAACGTGCTAGGCGGGCGGAGCCTGGTGACCTAAGACGGCACGTGGGTGGAGGCCGAGGCGGCGCTGCAGAACAAGGTGGTGGCTCTGTACTTCTCCACGGGCCGGTGCGCGCCCAGCCGCGATTTCACGCCGCTGATCTGCGACTTCTACGCGGAGCTAGTGGACCAGGCGCGGCCCTCCGGGCCCTTCGAGGTGGTCTTCGTGTCCGCCGACGGCAGCGCTCAGGAGATGCTGGACTTCATGCGGGAGCTGCACGGCGCCTGGCTGGCGCTGCCCTTCCACGACCCCTACCGGCA TGAGCTGAGGACCAGGTACCACATCATGGCCATCCCCAGGCTTGTGATCGTGAAACCGAGCGGGGACGTCATCACTGACAAAGGGCGGAAGCAGGTCCGGGAGCGGGGGCTGGCCTGCTTCCAGAACTGGGTGGAGGCAGCTGACATCTTCCAGAATTTCTCCAGTTGA